A portion of the Acidobacteriota bacterium genome contains these proteins:
- a CDS encoding circadian clock KaiB family protein, whose protein sequence is MAKKTAASKSPAPTIFKLRLFVAGETPKSTRAIANLKVLCEQHLKSRYRIEVIDLLEHPHLARGNQIVAIPTLEIKLPKEVRKIIGDLSDTDRVLVGLALQQVV, encoded by the coding sequence ATGGCAAAAAAGACCGCGGCCTCCAAGTCTCCTGCGCCGACCATCTTCAAGCTGCGGCTATTCGTGGCCGGTGAGACCCCCAAGTCGACCCGCGCCATTGCCAACCTGAAAGTCCTGTGCGAGCAGCACTTGAAGAGCCGCTACCGGATTGAAGTCATCGACCTCCTGGAACATCCGCATCTGGCGCGCGGGAACCAGATCGTCGCCATCCCGACTCTCGAAATCAAACTTCCGAAAGAAGTGCGGAAGATCATTGGCGACCTGTCCGACACCGACCGGGTGCTGGTGGGTCTTGCACTGCAACAGGTTGTTTAA
- a CDS encoding fused MFS/spermidine synthase — MTERVSQIPVAERVLPAMLALFVGSGCAALIYEVVWFQMLQLSLGSSAVSLGVLLGTFMGGMCLGSWLFPKYVGNQNHPLRMYAYLELGIGVCGILVLLVVPLLGGVYTAIAGTGQFSVFMRGLVAAVVLLPPTLMMGATLPAISRWVEATPRGVGWLGFFYGGNIAGAVVGCLLAGFYLLRVFDMATATFVAVALNVIVGLLALTIANRAPYDAPDPNRAQVGPAPGSRVVYITIALSGLTALAAQVIWTRVLSLLFGATVYTFSLILAVFLVGLGIGSSLGASMARSMKNPRAALGWTQMLLCVALAYAAYMTNASMPFWPINPQITSGQPFMNFQLDLMRATFVILPGAILWGMSFPLALASVASRNQDPARLVGGVYAANTVGAIVGALFASLLAVAWIGSQQTQMALIGISAIAGLMMLASSADDAGKGRTQLATMFILILVTGGAGLLARSVPPMPWLLVAYGRYAATWVGQNEIIYMGEGMTASVAVSRTPNGVLNYHNAGKVQASSEPQDMRLQRLLGHMTTLIPENPKSVLVIGCGAGVTAGAVSIDPVLSAVTIAEIEPLVPEVVSKYFSEHNFAVVQNPKVRVHLDDARHFLLTTKEKFDAVTSDPLDPWVKGAATLYTREFFDVVKAHLNPGGVVTLFVQLYESSDAAVKSEIATFLEAFPQGVVFANTINGQGYDLVLVGQLDPKPIDVDRVQARLSDPANAAIAKSLSEIGVFSAVDLFGTYGGRKDDMGGWLAGAQINRDRNLRLQYLAGLGLNLYEAAAIYRNMSSESRYPEGLFTGSPETIEALRAAIARAHGR; from the coding sequence ATGACCGAGCGTGTTTCCCAGATTCCTGTCGCTGAACGTGTGTTGCCAGCCATGCTGGCGTTGTTTGTCGGGAGCGGCTGCGCCGCCCTGATTTACGAAGTCGTCTGGTTCCAGATGCTTCAGTTGTCGCTGGGCTCGTCGGCGGTCTCGCTGGGGGTGCTCCTGGGCACGTTCATGGGCGGCATGTGTCTGGGGAGTTGGCTGTTCCCGAAATATGTGGGCAACCAGAACCATCCGCTGCGGATGTACGCGTATCTCGAACTCGGGATTGGCGTGTGCGGCATCCTGGTGCTTCTGGTGGTGCCGCTGCTGGGCGGCGTCTACACGGCGATTGCCGGCACCGGCCAGTTCAGTGTGTTCATGCGCGGCCTCGTCGCTGCCGTGGTCTTGCTGCCACCCACACTGATGATGGGCGCCACCCTGCCGGCAATTTCCCGCTGGGTGGAAGCGACGCCACGCGGCGTCGGCTGGCTGGGCTTCTTCTACGGCGGCAACATCGCGGGCGCCGTCGTTGGCTGCCTTCTGGCCGGCTTTTATCTGTTGCGCGTGTTTGACATGGCCACGGCGACGTTTGTGGCCGTCGCGCTTAACGTGATTGTGGGCCTGCTGGCCCTGACCATCGCGAACCGGGCTCCGTACGATGCGCCGGACCCGAACCGCGCCCAGGTCGGTCCTGCGCCAGGCTCCCGCGTGGTGTACATCACCATTGCGTTGTCGGGTCTGACGGCGCTCGCTGCTCAGGTGATCTGGACGCGTGTCCTTTCCCTGCTCTTCGGCGCCACGGTTTATACCTTCTCCTTGATCCTGGCGGTGTTCCTCGTCGGGCTGGGCATCGGCAGCAGCCTGGGCGCGTCGATGGCACGCAGTATGAAGAACCCGCGCGCGGCCCTGGGCTGGACACAGATGTTGCTCTGCGTGGCGCTGGCCTATGCGGCCTACATGACCAACGCCTCCATGCCGTTCTGGCCCATCAATCCGCAGATTACGTCCGGCCAGCCGTTCATGAATTTCCAGCTCGACCTTATGCGGGCAACATTCGTCATTCTGCCTGGCGCGATTCTCTGGGGCATGAGCTTCCCGCTGGCGCTGGCGTCTGTGGCCAGCAGGAACCAGGATCCCGCGCGCCTGGTCGGCGGCGTCTATGCCGCCAACACCGTCGGGGCCATCGTCGGCGCCTTGTTCGCCAGCCTCCTCGCGGTGGCGTGGATCGGATCGCAGCAGACGCAGATGGCGCTCATCGGCATTTCGGCGATCGCCGGCCTCATGATGCTGGCATCATCTGCCGACGATGCCGGCAAGGGCCGCACACAGTTGGCCACCATGTTCATCTTGATCCTGGTGACCGGCGGCGCGGGCCTGCTGGCGCGCTCGGTTCCCCCGATGCCCTGGCTGCTCGTGGCCTACGGCCGCTACGCGGCCACCTGGGTGGGACAGAACGAGATCATCTACATGGGTGAAGGCATGACCGCGTCGGTGGCCGTGTCGCGCACACCCAACGGCGTGCTGAATTATCACAACGCCGGCAAGGTGCAGGCATCGAGCGAGCCCCAGGACATGCGGCTGCAGCGCCTGCTCGGCCACATGACCACGCTGATTCCGGAAAACCCGAAGTCGGTGCTGGTCATCGGATGCGGCGCTGGCGTCACGGCCGGGGCGGTCTCGATCGACCCCGTGCTCTCGGCGGTCACGATTGCCGAAATCGAACCGCTCGTGCCCGAAGTGGTCTCGAAGTACTTTTCGGAGCACAACTTCGCGGTGGTGCAGAACCCGAAGGTGCGTGTGCACCTCGACGACGCGCGCCACTTCCTGCTGACGACCAAGGAGAAGTTTGACGCCGTCACGTCTGACCCGCTTGACCCCTGGGTCAAGGGCGCGGCCACGCTCTACACGCGCGAGTTCTTTGACGTGGTGAAGGCGCATCTCAACCCCGGTGGTGTGGTGACGTTGTTCGTGCAGCTCTACGAGAGCAGCGATGCGGCCGTGAAGAGTGAAATCGCGACGTTCCTGGAGGCGTTCCCTCAGGGCGTGGTGTTCGCCAACACAATCAACGGACAGGGCTACGACCTGGTCCTGGTGGGGCAGCTTGACCCGAAGCCGATCGATGTCGATCGCGTGCAGGCGCGCCTCAGCGACCCGGCGAACGCGGCGATTGCGAAGTCGCTGTCCGAAATCGGAGTGTTTTCTGCAGTTGACCTGTTCGGCACCTACGGCGGCCGCAAGGATGACATGGGAGGCTGGCTTGCCGGCGCCCAGATCAACCGCGACCGGAACCTCCGACTCCAATACCTGGCAGGGCTTGGCCTGAACCTGTACGAGGCGGCGGCGATTTACAGGAACATGTCCTCAGAGAGCCGGTATCCGGAAGGCTTGTTTACCGGATCGCCCGAAACGATTGAAGCCCTTCGGGCTGCCATCGCGAGGGCGCACGGCCGGTAG
- a CDS encoding Crp/Fnr family transcriptional regulator: protein MPSAEKGPTPLPRPPEPAVIARGALPRLAVPQVAAAIADAPLVQWARLLAGIAEGKSLVEYRASRTIFMQGQPADCLLFVVQGKVRLAVGSKEGKEAIVATLGPGEFFGEGCLVGQSVRMSTATTVGGCTLIRVERQAMSAQLRDGQLAGVFINQLLARLVRYEADLADQMVNSSEKRLARMLLLLSHFGPKSVTESVAPGVSQEHLAQMVGTTRSRINFFMNKFRKLGYVTYTSKAGLTVHRSLRTFTMRD, encoded by the coding sequence GTGCCGAGCGCTGAAAAGGGGCCAACGCCGCTGCCCCGACCGCCCGAGCCGGCCGTGATTGCGCGCGGCGCCCTGCCCCGGTTGGCCGTGCCGCAGGTGGCCGCGGCGATCGCCGACGCTCCGCTGGTGCAATGGGCACGCCTGCTGGCGGGGATCGCCGAAGGCAAGAGCCTCGTGGAATACCGGGCGAGCCGCACCATCTTCATGCAGGGGCAGCCGGCCGATTGCCTGCTGTTTGTGGTGCAGGGCAAGGTTCGGCTGGCCGTGGGATCGAAAGAAGGCAAGGAAGCGATCGTCGCCACACTGGGCCCGGGCGAGTTCTTTGGTGAAGGGTGCCTGGTGGGGCAGTCGGTGCGTATGTCCACGGCGACCACCGTGGGCGGTTGCACGCTCATACGGGTGGAGAGACAGGCGATGTCGGCGCAGCTGCGTGATGGCCAGCTCGCGGGAGTCTTCATCAACCAGTTGCTCGCGCGTCTGGTCCGTTACGAAGCGGATCTTGCCGACCAGATGGTCAACTCGAGTGAGAAGCGGCTGGCTCGGATGCTGCTGCTCTTGTCGCATTTCGGCCCGAAGAGCGTGACCGAATCCGTGGCGCCCGGCGTGAGCCAGGAGCACCTCGCGCAAATGGTAGGCACCACACGATCGCGCATCAACTTCTTCATGAACAAGTTCAGGAAGCTCGGGTACGTGACGTACACAAGCAAGGCCGGGCTGACGGTGCATCGCAGCCTCCGTACATTCACGATGCGCGACTAG
- a CDS encoding prephenate dehydrogenase/arogenate dehydrogenase family protein: MATETDLDALRARIRELDRGLIDLAAERVAVARQVGEAKRRADQPIVDYAQERVVLERTRVAAQEAGLDARVAEAILVTLIRAAVSAQDQDSWRHASVGLGKTAVVVGGEGRMGRWFTRFLADQGYIVGALDISAGGDERAWAESVLPTADLVVCSTPPAATATLYESWMVAPPAGVIVDIASIKTPLIAPIRRLQAAGASVASIHPMFGPSVVLLRECDVVICDTGDAVATATVAELFTSTTARLISLPLEEHDRQMADALTLAHATVIAFALALPEAGVPVRSTTLGALQTLSANLVRESPDVYYEIQALNPNSAGALDRLAGALNRVRDAIRSRDAGAFTALMREGEGKTGPS, from the coding sequence GTGGCCACAGAGACCGACCTCGATGCCCTTCGTGCGCGCATTCGCGAACTCGATCGCGGGCTGATTGACCTCGCGGCGGAACGTGTGGCGGTGGCCCGGCAGGTCGGCGAGGCCAAGCGCCGGGCCGACCAGCCGATTGTGGACTACGCCCAGGAGCGCGTGGTGCTCGAGCGCACACGGGTCGCCGCGCAGGAGGCGGGCCTCGATGCCCGTGTGGCCGAGGCCATTCTCGTCACGTTGATTCGCGCCGCCGTGAGCGCCCAGGATCAAGACAGCTGGCGCCATGCTTCGGTTGGGCTCGGCAAGACGGCGGTCGTGGTGGGCGGCGAAGGCCGCATGGGCCGCTGGTTTACGCGCTTCCTGGCCGATCAGGGATATATCGTTGGCGCGCTCGATATCAGCGCGGGTGGCGACGAGCGCGCATGGGCCGAGTCCGTCCTGCCGACCGCCGATCTGGTGGTGTGCTCCACGCCGCCGGCGGCCACCGCAACCTTGTACGAGAGTTGGATGGTTGCACCTCCAGCCGGTGTCATCGTGGACATCGCCAGCATCAAGACGCCGCTCATCGCGCCCATTCGCCGGCTGCAGGCGGCCGGCGCGTCGGTCGCATCAATTCACCCGATGTTCGGGCCGTCCGTGGTGCTCCTGCGTGAGTGCGACGTGGTGATCTGCGATACCGGAGACGCCGTGGCGACGGCGACGGTCGCCGAACTCTTCACCTCAACCACCGCGCGGCTGATCAGCCTGCCTCTTGAGGAACACGATCGCCAGATGGCCGATGCGTTGACGTTGGCGCATGCCACCGTCATCGCGTTTGCCCTGGCGCTGCCGGAGGCCGGCGTCCCCGTACGCAGCACCACGCTTGGCGCCCTGCAGACCCTGTCGGCGAATCTCGTCCGCGAGAGTCCCGACGTGTACTACGAAATCCAGGCCCTCAATCCCAATTCCGCCGGTGCGCTCGACAGGCTCGCCGGTGCGCTCAACCGCGTGCGCGACGCCATCAGGTCGCGTGATGCGGGAGCGTTTACCGCGCTGATGCGCGAAGGCGAAGGGAAGACCGGTCCTTCCTGA
- a CDS encoding circadian clock KaiB family protein has translation MHAQSLSAQALYILHLYVNPAAATSQLAVKNLKRVCEEHLKGRYDLKVINIHTNAGLARTHQIVAVPTLIKRCPAPVNRLVGDMSNVDGVLRGLDVQL, from the coding sequence ATGCACGCACAGTCCCTTTCCGCGCAGGCCCTGTACATCCTGCACCTTTACGTGAATCCGGCCGCGGCGACGTCGCAGTTGGCCGTGAAGAACCTGAAGCGGGTGTGCGAAGAACACCTGAAGGGCCGCTACGACCTGAAGGTCATCAATATCCACACAAATGCCGGCCTGGCACGCACGCACCAGATCGTCGCTGTGCCCACTCTCATCAAGCGGTGTCCCGCGCCAGTGAATCGGCTGGTCGGCGACATGTCCAATGTGGACGGCGTGTTGCGTGGATTGGACGTTCAACTGTGA